A portion of the Thermoanaerobaculum aquaticum genome contains these proteins:
- a CDS encoding transketolase C-terminal domain-containing protein, which yields MKTVIKGNSAVAHGVRLARAQVIAAYPITPQTSIIEDLASFVAQGQLKATFVKVESEHSALAACIGAASAGARVFTATSAQGLALMHELIHWAAGARLPIVLADVNRAMAPGWSIWTDQNDSLSQRDTGWMQVYCASSQEVLDSVVQAYKVSEKVLLPTMIVLDAFFLSHTHEVVDVPEQELVDRFLPPLSLPLKLDVERPGAFGNLVFPDRYMEFRYKIELAHREALEVWRQVDQEWGRLTGRSYGLVEGYRLEDADTVLLTAGTPASTARVAVDQLRAEGVAAGVLRLRVFRPFPAEELARHLAGRRRVVVLDRNCSYGHHGIFHQETKSALYELPERRRPQLFGVIAGLGGRDITVSDLAEILRKASRSELAPVSWWNVLQPEEELEAAVASK from the coding sequence ATGAAAACCGTAATCAAGGGAAACAGCGCGGTGGCTCATGGGGTGAGGTTGGCTCGGGCCCAGGTCATTGCTGCCTACCCCATCACCCCCCAAACCTCCATCATTGAGGATTTAGCTTCCTTTGTGGCCCAGGGGCAGCTGAAAGCCACCTTTGTCAAGGTGGAATCCGAGCATTCGGCGCTGGCCGCGTGCATTGGCGCGGCGTCGGCGGGGGCGCGGGTGTTCACCGCTACCTCCGCCCAAGGCCTGGCCCTCATGCACGAGCTGATCCACTGGGCGGCGGGGGCCCGCTTGCCCATCGTGCTGGCCGATGTGAACCGTGCCATGGCCCCGGGGTGGTCCATTTGGACCGATCAAAACGACAGCTTGTCCCAAAGGGACACCGGTTGGATGCAGGTGTACTGCGCCTCTTCCCAGGAGGTTCTGGATTCGGTGGTGCAGGCCTACAAGGTTTCGGAAAAGGTCCTGCTGCCCACCATGATCGTGCTGGACGCCTTTTTCCTCTCCCACACCCACGAGGTGGTGGATGTTCCTGAGCAGGAGCTGGTGGACCGCTTCTTACCGCCGCTTTCTTTGCCCTTGAAGCTGGACGTGGAGCGTCCCGGCGCCTTTGGCAACTTGGTGTTTCCCGATCGCTACATGGAGTTCCGCTACAAGATCGAGCTGGCCCACCGCGAGGCGCTGGAGGTTTGGCGGCAGGTGGACCAGGAGTGGGGCCGCCTCACCGGCCGTTCCTACGGGCTGGTGGAGGGCTACCGGCTGGAAGACGCCGACACCGTGCTGCTCACCGCCGGCACGCCAGCATCTACGGCCCGGGTGGCGGTGGACCAGCTGCGGGCGGAAGGCGTTGCGGCCGGCGTTTTGCGGTTGCGGGTTTTCCGGCCGTTTCCGGCGGAAGAGCTGGCCCGGCATCTGGCAGGACGCCGGCGGGTGGTGGTTTTGGACCGCAACTGCTCCTACGGTCACCACGGGATCTTTCATCAGGAAACCAAATCCGCCCTTTACGAGCTGCCCGAGCGCCGGCGCCCGCAGCTTTTCGGGGTAATTGCCGGGCTGGGTGGTCGGGACATTACGGTGAGCGACCTTGCGGAAATACTTCGCAAAGCCTCCCGCAGTGAGCTGGCCCCCGTCTCCTGGTGGAACGTTCTGCAGCCCGAGGAGGAGCTGGAAGCCGCGGTGGCTTCCAAGTGA
- a CDS encoding DUF92 domain-containing protein has product MTGARGTGLVGKSNAREPKNRRLPQGEASRKLVHASMGLFALLLPFLTYPQAAACAVAAFLFNWQVLPRLLGHRFRTAREGSGDVGVLLYPLVVLVLILIFRHRMELAAFGWGVLAFGDSLAGVVGQKWGKRPLPWNPQKSWEGFAGFLVGSLAGGSLLALWFLAARTPEARELPSLLAGFAFWCAWGLIPCVLAAVLESLPHGLDDNVLPPLAVPVLGSLGSEGTLAAVVTDAGLPVVVNTACAVLALATKTLRPGGVAVAWILGVSTWMAAGWQGFVLLLAFLLAGLGATFLGFAAKAQRGVAERRRGQRGAAEVLAKGGVLLVLVLQGFGARLTEGAVVSWAVAATLAAAWADTWGSELGGLWGRRVFRLPDGVAVPAGTPGGVSAVGLLASLVGALFAAGLGAALGLVPVRPWVGLVAFAGFLATLVESLLARSPSATHAGRNLAVTLLPLVFLVAIGGGSLQ; this is encoded by the coding sequence ATGACCGGAGCGCGGGGCACGGGGTTGGTGGGCAAATCAAACGCAAGGGAACCGAAAAACCGTCGGCTGCCGCAAGGGGAGGCCAGCCGCAAGCTGGTGCACGCCAGCATGGGGCTGTTTGCTCTGCTCTTGCCGTTTTTGACCTACCCGCAGGCGGCTGCCTGTGCGGTGGCCGCGTTTTTGTTCAACTGGCAGGTTTTGCCCCGGCTTTTGGGGCACCGTTTCCGCACGGCGCGGGAGGGCAGCGGCGATGTGGGGGTGCTGCTTTATCCGCTGGTGGTCCTGGTGTTGATTTTGATCTTTCGCCACCGCATGGAGCTGGCGGCCTTCGGCTGGGGGGTGCTGGCCTTTGGCGACTCCCTGGCCGGTGTGGTGGGGCAAAAGTGGGGGAAGAGGCCCCTGCCGTGGAACCCTCAAAAAAGCTGGGAGGGTTTTGCCGGCTTTCTGGTGGGAAGCTTGGCAGGTGGGTCGCTTTTGGCCTTATGGTTTTTGGCCGCGAGGACACCCGAAGCACGGGAGCTTCCTTCTCTGCTTGCGGGCTTTGCCTTTTGGTGCGCTTGGGGCCTGATCCCTTGCGTTTTGGCGGCGGTTTTGGAGAGCTTACCCCACGGTTTGGACGACAACGTGCTGCCCCCTTTGGCGGTACCGGTTTTGGGGTCTTTGGGCAGCGAGGGAACGCTGGCAGCGGTGGTTACTGACGCGGGGCTGCCGGTGGTGGTGAACACCGCGTGTGCGGTTTTGGCTCTGGCCACCAAAACGCTGCGGCCCGGTGGGGTAGCGGTGGCTTGGATTCTGGGGGTGAGCACCTGGATGGCGGCGGGCTGGCAGGGCTTTGTGCTGCTCTTGGCCTTCCTGCTGGCAGGGCTGGGGGCCACGTTTTTGGGATTTGCGGCCAAGGCGCAGCGGGGCGTGGCGGAGCGTCGCCGGGGGCAGCGGGGTGCGGCTGAGGTGCTGGCCAAAGGGGGAGTGCTTCTGGTTTTGGTGTTGCAAGGTTTTGGGGCGCGACTCACCGAAGGGGCCGTGGTGAGCTGGGCGGTGGCCGCGACGCTCGCTGCGGCCTGGGCCGATACTTGGGGGAGCGAGCTGGGCGGGCTTTGGGGCCGGAGGGTTTTCCGTCTTCCCGATGGCGTTGCCGTACCCGCGGGGACGCCCGGTGGGGTTTCGGCGGTGGGGTTGCTGGCTTCCCTGGTGGGCGCTTTGTTCGCTGCCGGGCTTGGGGCGGCCTTGGGGCTGGTACCTGTCCGCCCGTGGGTGGGCTTGGTGGCTTTCGCCGGTTTTTTGGCCACTCTCGTGGAAAGTCTTTTGGCCCGCTCACCTTCCGCCACCCACGCGGGGCGAAACCTGGCGGTGACGTTACTTCCGCTGGTTTTTCTGGTGGCCATTGGTGGTGGGAGCCTCCAGTGA
- a CDS encoding 2-oxoacid:acceptor oxidoreductase family protein: MRELRIHGRGGQGAVIASEILAEAAFLAGAYVQAFPSFGSERRGAPVAAFFRMDDKPILVRTEVYQPDGVVVLDESLVTLGLANVTQGLKVGGFVLLNSSKEPEAFAHLGSFTVATVDASRIAVEHHLGSLTAPIVNTAILGALAALTGWVSLSHLEEAIRHHVPVKPEENVAAARKAFEMVKVLEAARAGR; the protein is encoded by the coding sequence ATGCGGGAGCTCAGAATCCACGGCCGGGGAGGGCAGGGCGCCGTTATTGCCTCGGAAATCCTGGCGGAAGCGGCCTTTCTTGCTGGAGCCTACGTGCAAGCCTTTCCTTCTTTTGGTTCCGAGCGGAGGGGGGCACCGGTGGCGGCGTTCTTCCGCATGGACGATAAGCCCATCCTGGTGCGCACTGAGGTTTACCAGCCCGATGGCGTGGTGGTGCTGGATGAAAGCCTGGTGACGCTGGGTTTGGCCAACGTCACGCAGGGGCTGAAAGTGGGTGGCTTTGTGCTTTTGAACTCCTCCAAGGAACCCGAGGCCTTTGCCCATCTGGGGTCTTTTACCGTGGCCACCGTGGACGCGTCCCGCATTGCCGTGGAGCACCATCTGGGTTCGCTTACCGCTCCCATCGTCAACACCGCCATTCTTGGAGCCTTAGCGGCGCTCACCGGCTGGGTTTCGCTTTCGCACCTAGAAGAGGCCATCCGCCACCACGTGCCGGTGAAGCCGGAGGAAAACGTGGCCGCGGCCCGCAAGGCTTTCGAGATGGTGAAGGTGCTGGAAGCCGCGCGGGCAGGGAGGTAG
- a CDS encoding NAD(P)-binding protein, giving the protein MASELRLEDLSYIPFSEKPTTAIKTGTWKYVEPVYRNALPPCAATCPAGNDISYGLLLLAKGQVLDAARWWRRRNPIPATLGRVCPHPCEGPCNREHLGGAIAIHMVERFLGDVEGDVLPPPAPATGKKVAVVGSGPAGLAAAYNLRLSGHEVHVFDDKPAPGGYLRTGIPEYRLPRPVLDREVGMIESLGVVFHQGVRVGRDISFDALRSSHDAVILALGLHRSRALGIPGEDHPRVYNGVKLLEQLLAGERPPLPRRMAVVGGGNTAMDVARSLLRVGVEPVVVYRRTRAEMPAIASEVEDALAEGIPFEFLAAPVRVLIENDAIVGLECQRMQLGEPDASGRRRPLPIPGSEFVVPCQGVVTALGEEVDLEGLPSNLGAGDARQAAALPGVFVAGDMADGAGTVTAAVGSGIRVAAVVHAYLQSGNLPEKAPAVPELWPREVAQDRKVEFANLNTAYLRPAPRPAVSHLPPDQRRTSFSEVVQGWSEEAAVQEARRCFACGTCNECSNCLYFCPDVAIHRVNGGFSIDREHCKGCGICVQECPRSALELREVTR; this is encoded by the coding sequence ATGGCCAGCGAGCTGAGACTGGAAGACCTGAGTTACATCCCGTTTTCCGAAAAGCCCACCACCGCCATCAAAACCGGGACCTGGAAGTACGTGGAGCCGGTGTACCGCAATGCGCTCCCGCCCTGTGCCGCCACCTGTCCCGCCGGCAACGATATTTCCTACGGCTTGTTGCTGCTTGCAAAGGGACAGGTGCTGGACGCTGCCCGCTGGTGGCGGCGTCGCAACCCAATTCCCGCGACTCTGGGGCGGGTATGCCCTCACCCATGCGAAGGCCCCTGTAACCGGGAGCACCTGGGCGGTGCCATTGCCATCCACATGGTGGAGCGGTTTTTGGGGGACGTGGAAGGGGACGTGCTGCCGCCACCGGCCCCTGCCACCGGCAAGAAGGTGGCGGTGGTGGGTTCCGGGCCCGCTGGTCTCGCGGCCGCTTACAACCTGCGTCTTTCCGGTCACGAGGTGCACGTTTTTGACGACAAGCCCGCTCCAGGCGGGTACCTCCGCACGGGCATCCCGGAGTACCGGTTGCCCCGCCCGGTGCTGGACCGAGAGGTGGGGATGATTGAAAGCCTGGGTGTGGTCTTCCATCAGGGTGTTCGGGTGGGCCGCGATATTTCGTTCGATGCCCTTCGGTCTTCTCACGATGCGGTCATCCTGGCCCTGGGCCTGCACCGCAGCCGGGCTCTGGGGATCCCCGGAGAGGATCACCCCCGGGTGTACAACGGAGTGAAGCTCTTGGAGCAGCTGTTGGCCGGGGAGCGGCCGCCCCTGCCCCGCCGTATGGCGGTGGTGGGGGGTGGCAACACCGCCATGGACGTGGCCCGGAGTCTGCTGCGGGTGGGGGTGGAGCCGGTGGTGGTGTACCGGCGGACTCGGGCGGAAATGCCGGCCATTGCCTCGGAAGTGGAGGATGCCCTCGCGGAAGGCATTCCCTTCGAGTTTTTAGCAGCGCCGGTGCGGGTTCTGATTGAAAATGACGCCATTGTCGGCCTGGAATGCCAGCGCATGCAGTTGGGGGAGCCCGACGCTTCCGGCCGAAGGCGTCCGCTGCCCATCCCCGGCAGCGAGTTCGTGGTTCCCTGCCAGGGGGTGGTCACTGCCCTGGGGGAAGAGGTGGACCTGGAGGGCTTGCCGTCCAACTTAGGGGCCGGCGACGCCCGCCAAGCCGCGGCCCTGCCGGGGGTTTTTGTGGCGGGCGACATGGCCGATGGGGCGGGAACGGTGACCGCCGCGGTGGGTTCGGGGATCCGCGTGGCGGCGGTGGTGCACGCGTACCTTCAGAGCGGGAATTTGCCGGAAAAGGCTCCCGCTGTGCCGGAGCTTTGGCCCCGGGAGGTGGCGCAAGACCGCAAGGTGGAATTTGCCAACCTCAACACCGCGTACCTCCGTCCGGCTCCGCGACCGGCTGTGAGCCATTTGCCGCCGGATCAGCGTCGCACAAGCTTTTCGGAAGTGGTTCAGGGCTGGAGTGAGGAAGCGGCGGTGCAGGAAGCGCGGCGGTGTTTTGCCTGCGGGACCTGCAACGAGTGCTCGAACTGCCTGTACTTTTGCCCGGATGTGGCCATCCACCGGGTAAACGGCGGCTTCTCCATTGATAGGGAGCACTGCAAGGGGTGCGGGATTTGCGTGCAGGAATGCCCGCGCTCGGCGTTGGAGCTGCGCGAGGTGACGCGATGA
- a CDS encoding TolC family protein → MKSRVFWFGMLLAVRTAAGQELTLGRALELATQGPAVQAAERAAQESQAKIGEVAAPRLPQVELEAQARGLRKDPGFLVPRGAFGNPIPLALVTGEREIQTGRLTVSQLLWDWRRTGLAVAAAEAQAQAYESQREAVRLQVAKATVEAFARAWEAQGDWAACQQAKAAAVETLRVVQAMVAQGLLPKSDQLAAEFVVARREAELAAAEAALTGALAVLRELTGVEVKSVVLEAEKLEKTSAKVQGTVRRPELQALRFQKDALANAAQASRRESWPLLVAVGGVEHVRDRFYLHQTNSFAAVVLKAQLFDGGQAASRSKALRLQAETIGFQLEATSRAVEREISVAEAKEMAAKKALSAAVQAAAFAEEEVRLESLRHAQGLATTRDLLSAQEHLAQARAAIAKAQAAWLSALGEKAAAYGEDFLRVFGGEV, encoded by the coding sequence ATGAAGAGCCGTGTTTTTTGGTTTGGGATGTTGCTGGCGGTGCGCACTGCCGCTGGCCAAGAGCTGACCCTGGGGCGGGCGCTGGAGCTCGCCACCCAGGGCCCCGCCGTGCAGGCCGCCGAGCGGGCGGCACAGGAAAGCCAGGCCAAGATAGGGGAGGTGGCCGCGCCGCGGTTGCCGCAGGTGGAGCTGGAAGCGCAGGCGCGGGGCCTGCGCAAGGATCCCGGTTTTCTGGTGCCCCGAGGTGCCTTTGGCAACCCCATCCCCCTGGCTTTGGTCACCGGTGAGCGGGAAATCCAAACCGGCCGTCTGACGGTTTCCCAGCTCCTTTGGGACTGGCGGCGTACGGGTTTGGCGGTGGCTGCCGCCGAAGCTCAGGCGCAGGCTTACGAAAGCCAACGGGAGGCGGTTCGTCTGCAGGTGGCTAAAGCTACCGTGGAGGCGTTTGCCCGCGCCTGGGAAGCGCAAGGGGATTGGGCAGCTTGTCAGCAGGCCAAAGCAGCTGCCGTCGAGACCCTGCGGGTGGTGCAGGCCATGGTGGCGCAGGGCCTCCTGCCAAAATCGGACCAGCTGGCGGCGGAGTTTGTGGTGGCCAGGAGGGAGGCGGAGCTGGCCGCGGCCGAGGCAGCCCTGACGGGGGCTTTAGCTGTGCTCCGGGAGCTCACGGGGGTGGAGGTAAAAAGCGTGGTGCTGGAGGCGGAAAAGCTCGAAAAAACCAGCGCCAAAGTTCAAGGCACCGTCCGCCGGCCGGAGCTGCAAGCGCTGCGTTTCCAAAAGGACGCTTTAGCAAACGCGGCGCAGGCTTCCCGTCGGGAAAGCTGGCCGCTGCTGGTGGCGGTGGGTGGGGTGGAGCACGTGCGCGACCGTTTTTACCTTCACCAAACCAACAGCTTTGCGGCGGTGGTGCTGAAGGCCCAGCTTTTCGATGGGGGGCAAGCGGCGTCGCGCAGCAAGGCGCTGAGGCTGCAGGCGGAAACCATCGGCTTCCAGTTGGAGGCCACCTCCCGGGCGGTAGAGCGGGAAATCAGCGTGGCTGAAGCCAAGGAGATGGCGGCCAAAAAGGCGCTTTCGGCAGCGGTGCAAGCTGCAGCTTTTGCCGAGGAGGAGGTAAGGCTGGAAAGCTTGCGCCATGCCCAGGGTCTGGCCACCACCCGCGATTTGCTTTCGGCCCAGGAGCACCTGGCGCAGGCCCGGGCAGCCATTGCTAAGGCGCAAGCGGCCTGGCTTTCGGCGTTGGGGGAAAAAGCCGCAGCGTACGGCGAGGACTTTTTGCGTGTTTTTGGAGGCGAGGTATGA
- a CDS encoding PLP-dependent cysteine synthase family protein, which yields MRGLHRYDSILDAIGWTPIVRLNRITAGLPAEVWAKLEFLNPMGSVKDRIARHMIEKAEADGRLQPDGLILEASSGNTALGLALVAIQKGYKLKVVVRDSTSPEKIALLRALGVDIEFVDASLPPEHPDSYNNKAPRLARGLSGCFFPDQHNNRENNETHYLTTGPEIWEQMEGRIDYFVAGMGTGGTVAGVGRYLKERNPHIKVIAVEPEGSVFAEYFRTGRRPQPKRYLMEGLGDEFIIGTADFEPLDDVVQVSDGEAFLTARRLAREEGIVAGGSSGAVLAVVLKLARELPPGTRIVTLFPDSGFRYASTIYNDQWMHEHGFTVEPGS from the coding sequence GTGCGGGGGTTACACCGTTACGACAGCATTCTCGACGCCATCGGTTGGACACCGATCGTGCGCCTCAACCGAATTACCGCCGGCCTTCCCGCAGAAGTCTGGGCTAAACTCGAGTTCCTCAACCCCATGGGCAGCGTGAAGGACCGCATTGCCCGCCATATGATCGAAAAGGCCGAAGCTGACGGCAGGTTGCAGCCCGATGGGCTCATCCTTGAGGCCTCCTCGGGCAACACCGCCCTGGGTTTGGCGCTGGTGGCCATTCAAAAAGGTTACAAGCTAAAGGTGGTGGTGCGGGACTCCACCTCTCCCGAGAAAATTGCGCTTTTGCGCGCCTTAGGGGTGGACATCGAGTTTGTGGATGCCAGCCTACCTCCCGAACACCCAGACAGCTACAACAACAAAGCGCCTCGTCTGGCCCGGGGGCTTTCCGGCTGCTTTTTCCCCGATCAGCACAACAACCGCGAGAACAACGAAACCCACTACCTCACCACCGGTCCGGAAATCTGGGAGCAAATGGAAGGGCGCATTGATTACTTTGTAGCCGGCATGGGCACCGGTGGCACCGTGGCGGGCGTGGGTCGCTACCTCAAGGAGCGAAACCCGCACATCAAGGTCATTGCTGTGGAACCTGAGGGCTCGGTTTTTGCTGAGTACTTCCGCACCGGCCGCCGTCCCCAGCCCAAGCGGTACCTGATGGAGGGGCTGGGCGACGAGTTCATCATCGGCACCGCCGATTTCGAGCCGCTGGACGACGTCGTTCAGGTTTCGGATGGGGAAGCGTTCCTCACCGCCCGACGTTTGGCGCGGGAGGAAGGGATCGTAGCCGGGGGCTCCAGCGGGGCGGTTTTAGCCGTGGTCCTCAAGCTGGCCCGGGAGCTTCCGCCAGGTACCCGTATCGTCACGCTCTTCCCCGACTCCGGTTTCCGTTACGCCAGCACCATTTACAACGACCAGTGGATGCACGAGCACGGCTTTACCGTAGAGCCGGGAAGCTAA
- a CDS encoding thiamine pyrophosphate-dependent enzyme, whose translation MSAQLESYDPRNLHLPEEDLLRSGHLACPGCGAALGMRLALKALGPKTIVVIPACCWAVINGPYPFHALGVPVLQVAFETAAVSAAGIRAALAVQGRDDIAVLAWAGDGGTFDIGFQSLSGAVERNEDIIYVCYDNEAYMNTGIQRSSATPFGAWTTTTPEPDIKPEPKKNMVEILAEHRIPYAATASIAFPEDFVRKLQKARSIKGTKFIHLWISCPAGHKSEERLSVHIARLAVETGVFPLYEVEYGSKYTINHEPAFLDVTEYLKLQGRFRYLTPEDVDFIRRSVAWEWQRLRAKAAMGSSLPPPPAPSRRIMPVASSSEG comes from the coding sequence ATGAGCGCTCAACTGGAAAGCTACGATCCCAGAAACCTGCACCTCCCCGAGGAGGACCTCCTGCGTTCCGGCCATCTGGCCTGCCCGGGGTGCGGGGCTGCGTTGGGGATGCGTTTGGCCCTCAAAGCGCTGGGCCCGAAAACCATCGTGGTGATCCCCGCGTGCTGTTGGGCGGTGATCAACGGACCGTACCCCTTCCACGCCTTGGGGGTTCCGGTTTTGCAGGTGGCGTTTGAAACCGCCGCGGTTTCCGCCGCCGGGATTCGGGCCGCGCTAGCGGTGCAAGGGCGGGACGACATTGCGGTTTTAGCGTGGGCCGGAGACGGTGGCACCTTTGACATCGGTTTTCAGTCGCTTTCGGGGGCAGTGGAGCGCAACGAGGACATCATTTACGTGTGCTACGACAACGAGGCCTACATGAACACCGGCATCCAGCGCTCCTCGGCCACGCCCTTTGGCGCCTGGACCACCACCACCCCTGAGCCCGACATCAAACCCGAGCCCAAGAAAAACATGGTGGAGATCCTGGCGGAGCACCGCATCCCTTACGCCGCGACGGCCTCCATTGCGTTTCCCGAAGATTTCGTGCGCAAACTGCAAAAGGCCCGCTCCATCAAGGGCACCAAGTTCATCCACCTGTGGATTTCCTGCCCGGCCGGCCACAAGTCCGAAGAGCGCCTTTCCGTGCACATCGCCCGTCTGGCAGTGGAAACTGGTGTTTTCCCGCTTTACGAGGTGGAGTACGGCAGCAAGTACACCATCAACCACGAGCCGGCTTTTCTTGATGTGACCGAGTACCTGAAGCTGCAAGGGCGCTTCCGCTACCTCACACCGGAGGATGTGGATTTCATCCGCCGATCGGTAGCCTGGGAGTGGCAGCGCTTAAGGGCCAAGGCGGCCATGGGGAGCTCGCTACCGCCACCGCCGGCACCGTCACGGCGGATCATGCCGGTAGCTAGCTCGTCAGAAGGTTAA
- a CDS encoding UbiA family prenyltransferase, giving the protein MRWRDLRDLARPFTLFPPALGIVSGGLCAFGSAHNPDPARVFSWSVAFTMLLGAACASLLNAASNVLNQIADLEADRINKPQRPLPSGRVSEAQAWRLAWLLYAVSVLPSWLLVPYPYTSLEAKLLAPFKEHGVFLLYLGAAVATWVYSLPALGRTKRFGIWANVTIAVPRGVWLKVAGWGTVAAVTEPEAWWIGLIFGAFLLGASSTKDFSDMAGDRASGVFTLPVKYGERRAAWMIAPSFVVPWLLIPWGVRWQVNGTPLLSGNPLLLDGLAVILTAWGLYTCGLLLRDPEALSRTENHPSWTHMYLMMMTAQVGFALAYLL; this is encoded by the coding sequence GTGAGGTGGCGGGACCTTCGCGACCTGGCCCGACCTTTCACGCTGTTCCCACCGGCCCTGGGGATTGTGTCGGGGGGCCTGTGCGCCTTCGGTTCGGCGCATAACCCCGATCCGGCACGGGTTTTCTCGTGGTCCGTGGCTTTCACCATGCTTTTGGGGGCAGCCTGTGCTTCGCTTTTGAACGCCGCCTCCAACGTGCTCAACCAAATTGCCGATTTGGAGGCCGACCGCATTAACAAGCCCCAGCGCCCCCTTCCCTCCGGGAGGGTGAGCGAAGCGCAAGCGTGGCGCTTGGCCTGGCTCCTGTACGCGGTAAGCGTGTTGCCGTCATGGCTTTTGGTGCCCTACCCCTACACCTCGCTGGAAGCAAAGCTTTTGGCGCCGTTCAAGGAACACGGCGTTTTCCTGCTTTACCTGGGGGCGGCGGTGGCCACGTGGGTGTACTCGCTGCCGGCGCTGGGGCGTACCAAGCGCTTCGGGATTTGGGCCAACGTCACCATTGCCGTGCCTCGGGGGGTATGGCTGAAGGTGGCGGGGTGGGGCACGGTGGCCGCGGTGACCGAACCGGAGGCATGGTGGATCGGGCTGATTTTTGGCGCGTTCCTGCTGGGAGCCAGCAGCACCAAGGACTTTTCCGATATGGCTGGAGATCGCGCCAGCGGGGTCTTCACGCTTCCCGTGAAGTACGGCGAGCGCAGGGCGGCGTGGATGATTGCCCCTTCTTTTGTGGTTCCTTGGCTGCTCATCCCCTGGGGCGTGCGCTGGCAGGTCAACGGCACCCCGCTTCTTTCCGGCAACCCGTTGCTGTTGGACGGCCTGGCGGTGATCCTGACCGCCTGGGGGCTTTACACCTGCGGTCTTTTGCTCCGGGACCCCGAAGCTCTATCCCGCACGGAAAACCACCCCTCCTGGACCCACATGTACCTCATGATGATGACCGCGCAGGTGGGTTTTGCTTTGGCGTACCTGCTTTAG
- a CDS encoding TetR/AcrR family transcriptional regulator gives MTKAQILDEALVLLLQRGLKRFSVSELAERLGVVKSALYFHFPGGKSAIIEGVFGREEERVLAAMEQAVAGAGTCKEKLHALITAKLDSVVTLARLYGVSASVTGELAAHFRTSRRNFLERERKLLRRVLAEGMAAGEIRQLDVELLASGLQAWLFEVAEKAALEQNASAKDLAGLFVDVLFSGIGQGGGP, from the coding sequence ATGACCAAGGCGCAAATCCTCGACGAGGCTTTGGTGCTGCTGCTCCAGCGGGGGCTCAAGCGGTTCTCGGTTTCCGAGCTGGCCGAGCGCTTGGGAGTGGTGAAGAGCGCCCTGTACTTTCATTTCCCGGGTGGGAAGAGCGCCATCATCGAGGGGGTGTTTGGCCGCGAGGAGGAGCGGGTGCTTGCGGCCATGGAGCAGGCGGTGGCTGGCGCAGGAACGTGCAAGGAAAAGCTGCACGCTTTAATCACCGCCAAACTCGACTCGGTGGTGACGCTGGCGCGGCTTTACGGGGTTTCCGCATCGGTCACCGGTGAGCTGGCCGCTCATTTCCGGACCAGCCGGCGAAACTTCTTGGAGCGGGAGCGAAAGCTTTTGCGGCGGGTCTTGGCGGAGGGGATGGCGGCGGGGGAAATCCGGCAGCTGGACGTGGAGCTTTTGGCCTCCGGACTGCAGGCATGGCTTTTTGAGGTAGCGGAAAAGGCCGCTTTGGAGCAAAACGCATCGGCCAAAGATTTGGCCGGGCTTTTTGTGGACGTGCTGTTTTCCGGCATTGGGCAGGGAGGTGGGCCATGA